The following proteins are encoded in a genomic region of Pagrus major chromosome 16, Pma_NU_1.0:
- the sdsl gene encoding serine dehydratase-like isoform X1 — protein MGWTANDVSAASPVVLGSELDFVVFIRLGNNAPVIFQYNSQMSFEIECTMAKHFHVNTPLLESTSMSKRVGTTVYLKMENSQPSGSFKIRGIGHLCQQLATQSKGVVCSSGGNAGMAAAYVARKMGLPATIVVPSSTPQLVHQRLKDQGATVKSVGKVWDDANAEALRLAETEELTYVPPFDNPLLWQGHATMITEVAASLGPSGVKPGAVLVSVGGGGLLCGVIQGLKDVGWTDVPIIAMETVGADCLNAAVKAGRVVTLDDITSEAKCLGAKTVCKKAFECSQRSELTIISELVTDQQALQAVETFLDEERVLVELACGASLAAVYSGLIRRLQDEGRLPTVLGPLLVIVCGGSSIDMKQLANLKHKLKT, from the exons ATGGGATGGACTGCTAACGATGTGTCAGCTGCCAGTCCAGTAGTGCTGGGAAGTGAGCTGGACTTTGTTGTGTTCATAAGACTGGGAAACAATGCCCCAGTTATTTTCCAGTATAATTCCCAGATGTCATT TGAAATCGAGTGCACCATGGCAAAGCATTTCCATGTCAACACACCGCTGCTGGAGAGCACCAGCATGTCCAAACGCGTGGGAACGACTGTCTACCTGAAGATGGAGAATTCACAGCCCTCTGGCTCCTTCAAGATCCGCGGCATTGGACACCTCTGCCAGCAG CTTGCCACACAATCTAAAGGAGTTGTCTGCTCTTCAG GGGGTAATGCAGGTATGGCTGCTGCTTACGTAGCCAGGAAAATGGGTCTACCAGCCACCATCGTAGTCCCCTCCTCCACACCTCAGCTGGTCCATCAGAGACTTAAGGATCAGGGTGCTACAGTCAAGTCTGTAGGCAAG GTTTGGGATGATGCCAATGCAGAGGCTCTCAGACTGGCAGAAACTGAAGAACTCACCTATGTTCCTCCATTCGATAACCCCCTGCTCTG GCAGGGCCACGCCACTATGATCACAGAGGTTGCAGCCTCTCTGGGTCCCTCTGGTGTTAAGCCTGGAGCTGTGCTGGTGTCTGTAGGCGGTGGGGGGCTCCTCTGTGGGGTCATCCAGGGCCTAAAGGATGTCGGCTGGACAGATGTACCCATCATCGCCATGGAGACAGTGGGGGCCGACTGTTTAAATGCTGCGGTAAAAGCTGGTAGGGTGGTCACCCTGGATGACATCACCAG TGAGGCGAAATGTCTCGGAGCAAAGACAGTGTGCAAGAAAGCTTTTGAATGCAGCCAACGCAGCGAGCTCACGATCATCTCCGAGCTTGTGACAGACCAGCAGGCTCTGCAGGCTGTGGAAACATTCctgg ATGAGGAGCGAGTGTTGGTGGAGCTGGCATGTGGAGCGTCACTTGCAGCTGTCTACAGTGGACTTATACGCAGACTACAGGATGAAG GTCGGCTGCCGACCGTCTTGGGCCCCCTGCTGGTGATCGTGTGCGGTGGCAGCAGCATCGACATGAAGCAACTTGCCAAcctaaaacacaaactgaagacATAA
- the sdsl gene encoding serine dehydratase-like isoform X2, giving the protein MAKHFHVNTPLLESTSMSKRVGTTVYLKMENSQPSGSFKIRGIGHLCQQLATQSKGVVCSSGGNAGMAAAYVARKMGLPATIVVPSSTPQLVHQRLKDQGATVKSVGKVWDDANAEALRLAETEELTYVPPFDNPLLWQGHATMITEVAASLGPSGVKPGAVLVSVGGGGLLCGVIQGLKDVGWTDVPIIAMETVGADCLNAAVKAGRVVTLDDITSEAKCLGAKTVCKKAFECSQRSELTIISELVTDQQALQAVETFLDEERVLVELACGASLAAVYSGLIRRLQDEGRLPTVLGPLLVIVCGGSSIDMKQLANLKHKLKT; this is encoded by the exons ATGGCAAAGCATTTCCATGTCAACACACCGCTGCTGGAGAGCACCAGCATGTCCAAACGCGTGGGAACGACTGTCTACCTGAAGATGGAGAATTCACAGCCCTCTGGCTCCTTCAAGATCCGCGGCATTGGACACCTCTGCCAGCAG CTTGCCACACAATCTAAAGGAGTTGTCTGCTCTTCAG GGGGTAATGCAGGTATGGCTGCTGCTTACGTAGCCAGGAAAATGGGTCTACCAGCCACCATCGTAGTCCCCTCCTCCACACCTCAGCTGGTCCATCAGAGACTTAAGGATCAGGGTGCTACAGTCAAGTCTGTAGGCAAG GTTTGGGATGATGCCAATGCAGAGGCTCTCAGACTGGCAGAAACTGAAGAACTCACCTATGTTCCTCCATTCGATAACCCCCTGCTCTG GCAGGGCCACGCCACTATGATCACAGAGGTTGCAGCCTCTCTGGGTCCCTCTGGTGTTAAGCCTGGAGCTGTGCTGGTGTCTGTAGGCGGTGGGGGGCTCCTCTGTGGGGTCATCCAGGGCCTAAAGGATGTCGGCTGGACAGATGTACCCATCATCGCCATGGAGACAGTGGGGGCCGACTGTTTAAATGCTGCGGTAAAAGCTGGTAGGGTGGTCACCCTGGATGACATCACCAG TGAGGCGAAATGTCTCGGAGCAAAGACAGTGTGCAAGAAAGCTTTTGAATGCAGCCAACGCAGCGAGCTCACGATCATCTCCGAGCTTGTGACAGACCAGCAGGCTCTGCAGGCTGTGGAAACATTCctgg ATGAGGAGCGAGTGTTGGTGGAGCTGGCATGTGGAGCGTCACTTGCAGCTGTCTACAGTGGACTTATACGCAGACTACAGGATGAAG GTCGGCTGCCGACCGTCTTGGGCCCCCTGCTGGTGATCGTGTGCGGTGGCAGCAGCATCGACATGAAGCAACTTGCCAAcctaaaacacaaactgaagacATAA